The genomic window gtttttggGGATGACATCATAAGGAGAAAAATCCTagaagaaaaggggaaaaaagctgGACTGGAATTACCGAAGCTGGGTGACGTtgaggagtgtgtgtggagTCGCAGGGAGAGCACAATATGGAAACTATTTGACCACCTCTGACGTGCCAAGGATTGCtttgtatgcacacacacacacaccagcacagaATTATTCACCCACCATACCAAATGTGGTGCGTTTGCTATAAAGTCAGCTCCATTCATTAGAGGAGCGTAGTCAATGTGTTATTGCACAGGCTCTCCACACTCTGACATCCAAGAGAAGATAGAGGCAGTCATCTTCAAAGCTTTGCATCCGCTTACCCCAAGTTGAGGTCATTCTCTGTGTTGTCCAGCCACAGGCGGACAGCTACAGAGTTCCCTTCTCGACACTGTGTGAAGATGTCATCCATGGTTATGCTGTGGGGTGCCTCTCTTGACTGTTTGCTTCAATCTCTTTTGAGATCAGGAACATGTAGCCTGCAGAAAGGTATTCAACGAAGACTGTATAAGAGACTAAGTTTATATTTTGCTCCCAAACAATAAAGGTTTGAACAAATGGTACATCTTCCAGGACACTGATCAGGTATATGCATGGTCTTGTGAGCCTACTTCTATAAGGTTAATGTCCATAATGTGGAATGAATGTGTGTATCCCCTCAGGTGTGACTGTGTCTCGCTGTGCTTTATATTTTTATGCTATCGCATTCCTAAACATTCATTTTATAGTAGACCAGTCTTTTATGCTGATTGTTAAATGCAACATAAACACTATCTGCtgcacaaagaaacaaaacagtaCATCAAAACGAAACTATGCAGTCCAttaatagctctacattcccaCATTTCCCCTCGACTCTATCCTCCTCCGTGGAAATCGGATGGGCTGGCCTATTGGCTCACTTTGAAATCTATTGTTAAAAAGTCAAAGTGAACTTTAACAACAAAACTTCCGCGAccacaatgaaaacaaaactattAAACATGCAGAAAAAGTTGTCGGAACTCTTACCAGCTGCGAATCGATCGATTTCTTgtcagtttctctttttttctttcttttctcccgAAAGTCGGTCTTGTCTCCTCAGATTTAAGGGCAGAGAATAGTCGGTCTCAGTCCACGCCCCGCTCCTCAGAGTTGATGTGGGCTACTGGTGAGAAGTTGAGAGGCGCTCTGCTACTAGCAGCCCACGTCCCGGGACACTGGGAcaacagcgccccctgctgTAGGCAATGCACTGATGCTGCACCCGGCATAAGGGCCGAAAATACTGAGGTCAGGTGAGGTGGCGGAGGGATGTAgacagtttttaaaatgaatgcatgcatggacataaaaaacaaaatgaatggaGACACACAGTCACCAGGGATGTCGGCTAGTGAAGGGAAATGCACAGGTATTAATTTAAATCTTGGTTTCCTTTCCATTTACCAACAGTATAAGATCATTGATTCATAAAGCCCATATTGGAGCCTGACCAATACTAGATTTGTTTttcatatactttattaatcccagagggtaaattaatttttttcactctgttgtcatatacacacaggcctgaaatacacatacatgcacaggacctatacatgcattacgTGGTGGTGTACTGACACCTCTATAGCTACCAGTCCATACTCCTAAATCTGCAATTCTCTAGTTCCCaccccaagtccctatggactgagctactgccactgatattgaaataaaaattaagagTGAAAAATCACATGACAGTATTTTCTGACACTGTTAATTCTCCTTTTTTAATATCAGCATTAAAAGTTTTATAGCtccctttaatttaatttggacATTCTGACTTTCATAGTAGCAAAAGTGACAGTGTTATTAATAACACTGAAAATGACTCTGCTGTATTGAAGTGTTTAGCTGTCATTAATCTTATAATTTACACCTGTGCATTCTCTGTGACATGCCAATTTAATGTCTTCAGTGAAGGGGCCAATTGTGGCCCATGAACCAATTTTAAATGGCCTGTCTTTCAAAATATTGCCTACTATATGTAGCCTTCAATGTTGTTTAATCATGCAAAATCACTTTGAATTTCTTTTCTCCATTCACCTCATGATGGAGTACAGTTTGTAGATGTGCACCAGGTAGGAACTACACAGGCAGAAGTAATGTGTTTTCATAGACAGGCGGTAATGAAAGCAAACAGCAGATATATCCTGCTAGGAAGCATAAATGGCCACAGCAAAGACACATGAAGTTGACAGCATGGGCTGCTGCTTTCAGGAGCAGGACACTTGTGCAGGACACTTGTGTTTAACTcattatgtaattttttttatttttgataaccCATGTAATGCGAGATGtggctgccccccccccccaggcaTTTTCACATTACCTTATCTGGCCCCCACTCAAAAAAAGTTTGAACACCCCTGGCCTATGTAATCTGATTAGGatattttacagttgaaaaataatCTTGTCAGTGCCCTCTGGTGGCCAAACAGTGCAGTAGCGACGCTGCATCTTATACAGTGCCTTTGGTGTTTCTTGCTGCTTACCGGCCAACATGTATACCGCTGCCAATACATCTGTCGTGAGCTAATATTGGCCTATTTGAATACTGAATACTGACTTATTGGTTAGcctttttttctcagtaataaatgttgattaaaataACCTTTTGACATGTAGCAGAAGGAAAAGAACAGgcgtaaaaaataaaataaatgatttcaTCTGAATGCCATTTAGCTATTTCAGTCTGAGCGTGCTGGTATTTTGCacctggctcactgtcacacttgTCATAACATGTTGGGACACTTGCATTGAACGGAAACTTGGTAATGTTgttagtaacacctgtgtttttccagctaTGACAGGACAATATCTGCGGTGATGAAGGCCTGTTCATGCTGTATTGGAGCCTTGGTTAATGTCTTGGTTGGCCTTGGCATCTTAGTTGCAAGGAATATGTGCTAATTAAAATATAATTGGTTTTATATAattgttacatttgttttaagtATGGCATGGCCATATAATCCCAACTTGAGCATCAGTGGTTTGAACTAATCATTTTTATACTTaccccaaaaaatatttttaacatcaTTAACAGTTACGCTGAAGAACATTAACTTTTTAGTTGAGGAATGAAGCCACTAGCAATGCTGTTTAAAGCTTGTCATATCTCTGCTGCTGGATTAAAGAGTACACAGCATGTTCAGTGCAAAGACAGGAaatgatgggaggagagagagtTGATGGTTTAAAGTGGATCACACCCACAACAGTGACAGTATGTGGCACACGCCCCAACCCACAGCTGCGTTTGGACATCCTGCAGCAGAAGGGCCTTTAATGTTttcaaacaacaaatacaagaGGTTGTCAGTGgagcatttaaaataaagaagccaagaCAAGAAGTAATGAATACtctcatttttttattattgttggaGATTTTCTAATTTCTTAATTTACTGTGTCATCTTTCAAAACAGTTATCAGGACTGAGTGTCATCAGGGTGTCATCAGACTTAAGTCCTTTTGGAGCTGGCAATATCCAGCGCCATCACTAAaatcattacacacacatacccccGCATACACCGTTACAGCGACGTCCATCTTGTTGTTGCCTCTTATCAGAAAACATTTAGGCTGCACCTTGGATTTTAATGTCTGCATATTTAACATTTCTGACTTTGCAATACTGTCAGacatttatatattatatttatgtatTCTTCACTACTCCTGACTGTTCTCTCACCATAGGGGTTTATATTATTTTCCCGGTAGTTCACTGGGCACTACAAGTGCAATTTCAGATTATTTTCATGAGGAACTAataatgaatgttttttttattcatttactgttctgtaaaaaaagtaaaacacactgacaaTGCCTGCACAAGTTAATAGAGTCTAAGGTGAGGTCTTGAAGTTGCTaatattgtaaaacaaataGTGAAaaacctcaaagattttcacaatatgaaaacagaaaagcatcagatgctcacatttaagaaacagAAGGCTATATGGCATGATGATATCATGTTTAATAGTTGTTAAAAGTTGATCTATTCcataatttatgtatttatgctATTAATCAGCTATTCTTCTCAGCAATACAGAGTGTCACATTTGGGACAGCCAGCAATGAGTCATCAGACGTGGGTTGTTTGTGCTGGGTTTGTTAACAGTCTGACCATCTGAGACAGACCCAGACTGGGCCTCATCATTGGCCTGACGGTGGGGGAACCTCTGGGGCTCTCTGTTGGCCTGACAGGCTCTCGATGGATTTAGACACTGTAGGTGCAGCTGCTGTTGCCGCAGGCACATCTCCCGATAATGACAGAGGTTTAGATGGCATTAACACAGCCGCTGGGATCTCAGACTCAATTTGGGCACCAGCTATTGGCGGCTGAGGAAAGCTTGCTGAATAAGATAGTCCATTTCCAGCGTCATTAAGCTGGGAGAGATTCACTGCTTCAGTCGCAGGTGTGAGTGGTGCGGCAGCTGATAATTTGACTTCTGTGGCTGCTGTGGATGCGGACTGAGCAGCATTGAGCTCGACTGGAATATCTAATCCTGCTGGCTTTAGGACTGAGCTGTGGGCTTCTGCTTCGACATCAATCATTGAGGTAAAAGCCCGATCCACCAGTGGAGGTACTTGTGGGGATGGAGATGAGGTGATGGGTGTTTGAGATGCTGGTGAGGCCTCTGTGGCAGGAGGTACCACAGCCTCTGTGGCAGGAGGCACCACAGATGCAGCCGCAGATGCTTCTGCTGCCTTGGCATATTCTGCAGTTTtgctctccatctcctccatccgTCGCTGTACCATCCGAGGCATCAGCTGCACGTAGGTGCCCATCAGGCGGTGGTTAGAGCGAATCAGCTTCCCTGCACAGCTGTCCACACAGCGCTCCTGTACAGATAACAGCAATCAGAGGTGAT from Epinephelus lanceolatus isolate andai-2023 chromosome 11, ASM4190304v1, whole genome shotgun sequence includes these protein-coding regions:
- the timm10b gene encoding mitochondrial import inner membrane translocase subunit Tim10 B, with the protein product MMDPDQQLRNLRDFLLVYNRMTEICFQRCSSNFNYRNLTMDEERCVDSCAGKLIRSNHRLMGTYVQLMPRMVQRRMEEMESKTAEYAKAAEASAAASVVPPATEAVVPPATEASPASQTPITSSPSPQVPPLVDRAFTSMIDVEAEAHSSVLKPAGLDIPVELNAAQSASTAATEVKLSAAAPLTPATEAVNLSQLNDAGNGLSYSASFPQPPIAGAQIESEIPAAVLMPSKPLSLSGDVPAATAAAPTVSKSIESLSGQQRAPEVPPPSGQ